The genomic window TGTACCACGACGTCATCGCCGCGCCGACGTACAAGCGCGCGTGGTGGGACGCCTACGTGAAGGTGAACGAACGCTTCGCCCGCGCCGCCGCCGACGTGACCGCCGAGGGCGGCATCGTGTGGGTGCAGGACTACCAGCTCCAGCTCGTCCCCAAACTGTTGCGCGAGCTCCGCCCCGACCTCACGATCGGGTACTTCCACCACATCCCGTTCCCCGCCTACGGCCTGTACTCGCAGCTGCCCTGGCGCAAGCAGGTGCTCGAGGGACTTCTCGGCGCCGACGTCATCGGATTCCAGCGCGTGGCCGACGCCGGCAACTTCGCCCGGGCCGTGCGGCGACAGCTGCGATACGAGACCAAGGCCAGCGGCATCCTGGTGCCCGACTCCCAGGGCGGCACGCGCGTCGCCCTTGCGAAGGCGTTCCCCATCTCGATCGACGCCGAGTCCTACATCGAGCTCGCGCAGAAGCCCGAGATCCAGCAGCGCGCCAAAGAGATCCGCGAGGGGCTTGGCAATCCGCGCAAGATCCTGCTGGGGGTCGACCGCCTCGACTACACCAAGGGCATCCGCCACCGCCTGAAAGCGTGGGGCGAACTGCTCGAAGACGGCCGGGCCACCGTCGAGGACGCCACCCTTGTGCAGGTGGCGAGCCCGAGCCGTGAGCGCGTCGACGCCTACGTGCAGCTGCGCGACGAGATCGAGATGACCGTCGGGCGCGTCAACGGCGATTACGACACCACCACGCACACGGCCATCCGCTACCTGCATCAGTCGTACCCGCGCGAAGAGATGGTCGCCCTCTTCCTCGCGGCCGACGTCATGCTCGTCACCGCGCTCCGCGACGGCATGAACCTCGTCGCCAAGGAGTACGTCGCCAGCCGCATCGACAACCGCGGCGTGCTCGTGCTGAGCGAGTTCGCGGGAGCCGCCGACGAGATGGGCAGCGCCCTGCTCATCAACCCGCACGACATCGACGGGCTGAAGGACCAGATCGTGCGCGCGATCGACATGCCCGCCGCGGAGCAGGGTCGCCGCATGCGGGCCCTGCGCAAACGCGTGCGTGACCACGACGTCGAAGACTGGTCGCGGGAATTCCTCGAGGCGCTGTCGGTCTTCCACGAGAAATCGTCGAGCGCCGCCGCTGCCGCCGAGGTGATCGAACACGACGACGGTTCGGTCCCCGAACGCGAACCCATCGACGAAACGGATGCCGAATGACCGCCGCCGACGCGACGGTCGAGGCCGTCGCCACCACCGACACGCTCCTCGTCGCCCTCGATTTCGACGGCACGCTCTCGCCGCTCGTCGACGAGCCGATGTCGGCGCGGATGACCCCGGGTGCCCGGGCCGCGGTCGACGCCCTCGCGGTGCTCCCGCGTACGGTCGTCGCCCTGGTCTCGGGGCGCTCGCTCGGGCACCTGCGCGAGATCGCCGAGCACGACGACTCCTCGCCCATCTTGCTCGCGGGCTCGCACGGCGCCCAGTTCTGGGTGCCCGGTGCAGGGATCGAAGAGACGGGCGACAACGCCGCCGACCTCGAGCTGCGGGACGAGCTGCAGAAGGAGGTCCTCGAGCGCACGGCCGACATGGCGGGTGTCTGGATCGAGCCCAAGGAGTACGGTCTCGGCGTCCACACGCGCACCGCGGATGCCGCGACCGCTCGGGCCGCCCGTGCTCTCGTCGACGAGATGCTCGCCGATCGAGCGCCCTCGTGGCGGCGTCGCACCGGCCACGACATCCTCGAGTTCTCGTTCCGACACGAGGGCAAGGACTCCGCCGTGGCGCGCTTGCGCGAGCGCGTCGGGGCGACGGCCGTGCTGTTCGCGGGCGACGACGTCACCGATGAAGATGCCCTGAGCTCCCTGGATGCCGGTGACCTCGGCGTGCGCGTGGGCGGGGGAGACACCGCGGCGACGCTCCGCGTGGACGACATCGACGCGTTCGTCGCGGTGTTGGAGGATGTGGCGCGCCTGCGTCGTGCGCACGTCGACTGACCCGACGCCACCTCGACGATCCGCGTCCGCGCGGAAGTCGATGCGGCCGGCACCGGGCGCGGGGTTCACGAGCGCCGATTAATCGAGCGTTCACGGCCTGCGGAGCATCGGGTGTCGTACCCGCGCAATAGACTTCGAGAATGCCCGCACCGCAGAATCCGAACACCGGCGAATTCGACATCAAGCCCCGCAGTCGCGTCGTCACCGATGGCATCGAAGCCACCACGTCGCGCGGAATGCTCCGCGCCGTCGGCATGGGTGACGAGGATTGGGACAAGCCCCAGATCGGCATCGCGTCGAGCTGGAACGAGATCACGCCCTGCAACCTCAGCCTCGACCGCCTCGCGCAGGGCGCGAAAGAGGGCGTGCACGCCGGCGGCGGGTACCCGTTGCAGTTCGGGACCATCTCCGTCTCCGACGGCATCTCGATGGGCCACGAGGGCATGCACTTCTCGCTCGTGTCGCGCGAGGTCATCGCCGACAGCGTCGAGACCGTGATGATGGCCGAGCGCCTCGACGGCTCCGTGCTGCTCGCCGGCTGCGACAAGTCGATCCCCGGCATGCTCATGGCATCCGCTCGTCTCGACCTCTCGAGCGTCTTCCTCTACGCCGGCTCCATCGCCCCGGGCTGGGTCAAGCTCAGCGACGGCACCGAGAAGGACGTCACGATCATCGACTCGTTCGAGGCCGTGGGCGCGTGCCTCGCGGGCAAGATGAGCGAGGCCGATCTCAAGCGCATCGAGTGCGCGATCGCCCCGGGTGAGGGCGCGTGCGGTGGCATGTACACCGCCAACACCATGGCGTCCGTCGCCGAGGCCCTCGGCCTCAGCCTCCCCGGCTCCGCAGCCCCGCCCTCGGCCGACCGCCGCCGCGACTACTTCGCCCACCGCTCGGGCGAGGCCGTGGTCAACCTGCTGCGCCAGGGCATCACCACGCGCGACATCCTCACCAAAGAGGCGTTCGAGAACGCCATCGCCCTCGCCATGGCGCTCGGCGGCTCGACCAACGTCGTGCTGCACCTGCTCGCCATCGCGAACGAGGCCGAGGTCGAGCTCAACCTGCACGACTTCAACCGCATCGGCGACCGCACGCCCCACGTGGCCGACATGAAGCCCTTCGGCCAGTACGTCATGAACGACGTCGACCGCCACGGCGGCATCCCGGTCATCATGAAGGCCATGCTCGACGAGGGGCTGCTGCACGGCGACGCGCTCACCGTCACGGGCAAGACCCTCGCCGAGAACCTCGCGGACCTGAACCCCGACCCGGTCGACGGCAAGGTCATCCACTCGTTCAACGACCCGATCCACGCGACCGGCGGCATCACGATCCTGCACGGCTCGATGGCCCCCGAGGGTGCGGTGGTGAAGTCGGCCGGCTTCGACGGGAACGTCTTCGAAGGCCCCGCCCGCGTGTTCGAGCGCGAGCGCGGCGCGATGGACGCCCTCGAGGCGGGCGAGATCGCCGCCGGCGACGTCGTGGTCATCCGCTACGAGGGTCCCAAGGGCGGTCCGGGCATGCGCGAGATGCTCGCGATCACCGCGGCCATCAAGGGCGCGGGCCTCGGAAAAGATGTACTACTGTTGACGGACGGACGATTCTCAGGCGGCACAACCGGCCTGTGCATCGGCCACATAGCTCCCGAAGCGGTGGACGCAGGTCCCATCGCCTTCGTGCGCGATGGTGATCTGATACGGGTCGATATCGCCGCTCGCACTCTCGACTTGATCGTCGATGACGCCGAGCTGAGTTCCCGCCGCGAAGGCTGGGAACCGCTTCCCCCGCGCTATACCCGTGGCGTTCTGGCCAAGTACTCCAAGCTCGTGCACTCCGCCGCGGAGGGCGCGGTCACGGGCTGACGGCCGTCCCCCTTCTCACCTTCTCCCGGTTCTCGAGGTACTCCCATGTCCATCGATTCCTCCACGGCAGCCATTCCCCGGCCGCCCGCCCGCACCGCTCCGGCGCCCGTGATGACGGGTGCTCAGGCGGTCGTCCGCTCGCTCGACCTGCTCGGCGTGACCGATGTGTTCGGTCTGCCGGGCGGGGCGATCATGCCCGTCTACGACCCGCTCATGGACGACGAGCACGTGCGCCACATCCTCGTGCGCCACGAGCAGGGCGCCGGCCACGCGGCCGAGGGCTACGCCGCCGCCTCGGGCAAGGTCGGCGTCGCGATCGCGACGTCGGGCCCCGGCGCGACCAACCTCGTCACCGCCATCGCCGACGCCTACATGGACTCGGTGCCGCTGGTCTGCATCACCGGCCAAGTGTTCTCGACCCTCATGGGAACGGACGCCTTCCAGGAGGCCGACATCGTCGGCATCACCATGCCGATCACCAAGCACTCGTTCCTGGTGAAGACCGCCGAAGAGATCCCCGGCGCGATCGCCGCGGCCTTCGAGATCGCCTCGACCGGTCGCCCCGGTCCCGTGCTCGTCGACATCACCAAGGACGCCCAGCAGGCCGAAGCGCCGTTCGTCTGGCCGCCCAAGGTCGAGCTCCCCGGCTACCGCCCCGTGACCAAGGCGCACGGCAAGCAGATCCAGGCCGCGGCTCAGCTGCTCGCCGCCGCCAAGAAGCCCGTGCTGTACGTGGGCGGTGGCACGATCCGCGCGAACGCCTCGGCCGAGCTGAAGGTGCTCGCCGAAGCGACCGGTGCGCCCGTGGTCACCACGCTCATGGCGCGCGGCGCGTTCCCCGACTCGCACGAGCAGCACCTCGGCATGCCGGGCATGCACGGCACCGTGCCCGCGGTGCTCGCCCTGCAAGAGAGCGACCTGATCGTCTCGCTCGGCGCGCGCTTCGACGACCGTGTGACCGGCAAGGCGGCGCTCTTCGCCCCGCACGCGCAGGTGGTGCACGTCGACATCGACCCGGCCGAGATCTCAAAGATCCGCACAGCCGATGTGCCGATCGTGGGCGACCTGAAGGACGTGCTCGTCGACCTCGACGCCGCGTTCCGTGCCGTCGACGCTGAGCAGCCCCACGACTACACCGAGTGGTGGACCTACCTGAACGGGCTCCGCGAGGAGTTCCCGCTCGGCTACACGCCCACCACCGATGGTCTGCTCTCGCCGCAGTACGTGATCCAGCGCATCGGCGAGATGACCGGCCCCGAGGGCGTTTACGCCTCGGGCGTGGGCCAACACCAGATGTGGGCCGCGCAGTTCATCAAGTACGAGCGCCCGAACGCATGGCTCAACTCCGGCGGTGCCGGCACCATGGGCTACGCGGTGCCCGCGGCAATGGGTGCCA from Microbacterium testaceum includes these protein-coding regions:
- the ilvD gene encoding dihydroxy-acid dehydratase — translated: MPAPQNPNTGEFDIKPRSRVVTDGIEATTSRGMLRAVGMGDEDWDKPQIGIASSWNEITPCNLSLDRLAQGAKEGVHAGGGYPLQFGTISVSDGISMGHEGMHFSLVSREVIADSVETVMMAERLDGSVLLAGCDKSIPGMLMASARLDLSSVFLYAGSIAPGWVKLSDGTEKDVTIIDSFEAVGACLAGKMSEADLKRIECAIAPGEGACGGMYTANTMASVAEALGLSLPGSAAPPSADRRRDYFAHRSGEAVVNLLRQGITTRDILTKEAFENAIALAMALGGSTNVVLHLLAIANEAEVELNLHDFNRIGDRTPHVADMKPFGQYVMNDVDRHGGIPVIMKAMLDEGLLHGDALTVTGKTLAENLADLNPDPVDGKVIHSFNDPIHATGGITILHGSMAPEGAVVKSAGFDGNVFEGPARVFERERGAMDALEAGEIAAGDVVVIRYEGPKGGPGMREMLAITAAIKGAGLGKDVLLLTDGRFSGGTTGLCIGHIAPEAVDAGPIAFVRDGDLIRVDIAARTLDLIVDDAELSSRREGWEPLPPRYTRGVLAKYSKLVHSAAEGAVTG
- the otsB gene encoding trehalose-phosphatase, producing the protein MTAADATVEAVATTDTLLVALDFDGTLSPLVDEPMSARMTPGARAAVDALAVLPRTVVALVSGRSLGHLREIAEHDDSSPILLAGSHGAQFWVPGAGIEETGDNAADLELRDELQKEVLERTADMAGVWIEPKEYGLGVHTRTADAATARAARALVDEMLADRAPSWRRRTGHDILEFSFRHEGKDSAVARLRERVGATAVLFAGDDVTDEDALSSLDAGDLGVRVGGGDTAATLRVDDIDAFVAVLEDVARLRRAHVD
- a CDS encoding acetolactate synthase large subunit; this encodes MSIDSSTAAIPRPPARTAPAPVMTGAQAVVRSLDLLGVTDVFGLPGGAIMPVYDPLMDDEHVRHILVRHEQGAGHAAEGYAAASGKVGVAIATSGPGATNLVTAIADAYMDSVPLVCITGQVFSTLMGTDAFQEADIVGITMPITKHSFLVKTAEEIPGAIAAAFEIASTGRPGPVLVDITKDAQQAEAPFVWPPKVELPGYRPVTKAHGKQIQAAAQLLAAAKKPVLYVGGGTIRANASAELKVLAEATGAPVVTTLMARGAFPDSHEQHLGMPGMHGTVPAVLALQESDLIVSLGARFDDRVTGKAALFAPHAQVVHVDIDPAEISKIRTADVPIVGDLKDVLVDLDAAFRAVDAEQPHDYTEWWTYLNGLREEFPLGYTPTTDGLLSPQYVIQRIGEMTGPEGVYASGVGQHQMWAAQFIKYERPNAWLNSGGAGTMGYAVPAAMGAKVAQPERAVWAIDGDGCFQMTNQELATCVINDIPIKVAIINNSSLGMVRQWQTLFFDGRHSNTDLNTGHGTRRIPDFVKLAEAYGCLAIRVEKEDEIDAAIQLALDTNDRPVVIDFVVSADAMVWPMVPQGVSNSYVQYARDHSPTFNEQED
- a CDS encoding alpha,alpha-trehalose-phosphate synthase (UDP-forming), translated to MTQADFVVVANRLPVDRTPDGEGWRRSPGGLVTALEPVMRRAEGAWVGWAGQADATVDPFDFEGTHLVPVTLSASDVQLYYEGFSNDTIWPLYHDVIAAPTYKRAWWDAYVKVNERFARAAADVTAEGGIVWVQDYQLQLVPKLLRELRPDLTIGYFHHIPFPAYGLYSQLPWRKQVLEGLLGADVIGFQRVADAGNFARAVRRQLRYETKASGILVPDSQGGTRVALAKAFPISIDAESYIELAQKPEIQQRAKEIREGLGNPRKILLGVDRLDYTKGIRHRLKAWGELLEDGRATVEDATLVQVASPSRERVDAYVQLRDEIEMTVGRVNGDYDTTTHTAIRYLHQSYPREEMVALFLAADVMLVTALRDGMNLVAKEYVASRIDNRGVLVLSEFAGAADEMGSALLINPHDIDGLKDQIVRAIDMPAAEQGRRMRALRKRVRDHDVEDWSREFLEALSVFHEKSSSAAAAAEVIEHDDGSVPEREPIDETDAE